In Kitasatospora sp. NA04385, a single genomic region encodes these proteins:
- a CDS encoding peptidylprolyl isomerase, with the protein MKRTTWGAGLTVLAMVSLALSTTTGPASAAAPTAGSTTGGAATGCTYTAAVPADNFKGIPVFDAKKAAKPYSATLRTSQGAITFQALTDQAPCTTYSFRFLAERDYFDRTHCHRLTTQRLYVLQCGDPTGTGSGGPGYSFPDENLTGATYPAGTVAMANAGPNTNGSQFFLVWKDTKLSPAYTPFGRVTAGLDVLQKIAAGGEDDQNGPGDGFPTLPVNIRNVGISKR; encoded by the coding sequence ATGAAGCGCACGACCTGGGGTGCCGGGCTGACCGTCCTGGCCATGGTGTCGCTCGCCCTGTCCACCACCACCGGCCCGGCGTCCGCCGCCGCCCCCACCGCCGGGAGCACCACCGGGGGCGCCGCCACCGGGTGCACCTACACCGCCGCCGTGCCCGCCGACAACTTCAAGGGCATCCCGGTCTTCGACGCCAAGAAGGCCGCCAAGCCCTACAGCGCCACCCTCCGCACCAGCCAGGGCGCGATCACCTTCCAGGCGCTCACCGACCAGGCCCCCTGCACCACCTACTCGTTCCGCTTCCTCGCCGAACGCGACTACTTCGACCGCACCCACTGCCACCGCCTCACCACCCAGCGGCTCTACGTCCTGCAGTGCGGCGACCCCACCGGCACCGGCAGCGGCGGCCCCGGCTACTCCTTCCCCGACGAGAACCTGACCGGCGCCACCTACCCCGCGGGCACCGTCGCGATGGCCAACGCCGGGCCGAACACCAACGGCAGCCAGTTCTTCCTCGTCTGGAAGGACACCAAGCTCTCCCCGGCCTACACCCCCTTCGGCCGCGTCACGGCCGGCCTCGACGTGCTGCAGAAGATCGCCGCCGGCGGCGAGGACGACCAGAACGGCCCCGGCGACGGCTTCCCGACGCTGCCCGTCAACATCCGCAACGTCGGGATCTCCAAGCGCTGA
- a CDS encoding EF-hand domain-containing protein, with the protein MASEFQRYKLTSMFHAFDTDGNGYLDREDFRALADRWGRLPRVAADPELAARVERVMLGWWDALYEAADTNGDGLVDMDEILAMVDRLPEMREAVTTTADTVFEAIDENGDGRISREEHRRLVDVWNGRPTDTTGVFELVDLDGDGFLSREEFTELWAQFWISADPADPGNHLCGALAPAA; encoded by the coding sequence ATGGCGAGCGAGTTCCAGCGCTACAAGCTGACCAGCATGTTCCATGCGTTCGACACCGACGGGAACGGCTACCTCGACCGGGAGGACTTCCGGGCGCTGGCGGACCGCTGGGGCCGGCTGCCCCGGGTGGCGGCGGACCCGGAGCTGGCGGCCCGGGTGGAGCGGGTGATGCTCGGCTGGTGGGACGCGCTGTACGAGGCGGCGGACACCAACGGCGACGGGCTGGTGGACATGGACGAGATCCTGGCCATGGTGGACCGGCTGCCCGAGATGCGGGAGGCGGTGACGACGACGGCGGACACCGTCTTCGAGGCGATCGACGAGAACGGCGACGGCCGGATCTCCCGGGAGGAGCACCGCCGCCTGGTCGACGTGTGGAACGGGCGGCCGACCGACACCACGGGGGTGTTCGAGCTGGTCGACCTGGACGGCGACGGCTTCCTCTCCCGGGAGGAGTTCACCGAGCTGTGGGCGCAGTTCTGGATCAGCGCGGACCCGGCGGACCCGGGCAACCACCTGTGCGGGGCGCTGGCCCCGGCGGCGTAG
- a CDS encoding EF-hand domain-containing protein: MADIEAARTAFARLDVDGDGRVTAREYKTVMAQLGDYHVTETVAQAIINAKDANGDGKLSFEEFWASVQG, from the coding sequence GTGGCGGACATCGAAGCGGCACGGACGGCTTTCGCGCGCCTGGACGTCGACGGCGACGGGCGGGTCACCGCGCGCGAGTACAAGACGGTCATGGCCCAGCTCGGCGACTACCACGTCACCGAGACGGTCGCCCAGGCGATCATCAACGCCAAGGACGCCAACGGCGACGGCAAGCTCTCCTTCGAGGAGTTCTGGGCCTCCGTCCAGGGCTGA
- a CDS encoding DUF1990 family protein codes for MPPNDLRRRHLAARATAPTYPEVGATAAAALPAGYSWLRRRVHLGHGPAVLERAGAYVLGWGAQLGSGFGVYPPAEPAAPGATVLLRLALPGLRLPRLVIPCRVVWTVEAPDRIGFAYGTLPGHPECGEESFTVSMDADGEVWFEVAAFSRLASWYARLGRPVALALQHLAIERYLRAVARAAATA; via the coding sequence ATGCCGCCGAACGACCTCCGCCGCCGCCACCTCGCCGCCCGGGCCACCGCGCCCACCTACCCCGAGGTCGGCGCCACCGCGGCCGCCGCGCTGCCCGCCGGCTACTCCTGGCTGCGCCGCCGCGTCCACCTCGGCCACGGCCCCGCCGTCCTGGAGCGCGCCGGGGCGTACGTCCTCGGCTGGGGCGCCCAACTCGGCTCCGGCTTCGGGGTGTACCCGCCGGCCGAGCCCGCCGCCCCCGGCGCCACCGTCCTGCTCCGGCTCGCCCTGCCCGGGCTGCGCCTGCCCCGCCTGGTCATCCCGTGCCGGGTGGTCTGGACGGTCGAGGCCCCCGACCGGATCGGTTTCGCCTACGGCACCCTGCCCGGGCACCCCGAGTGCGGCGAGGAGTCCTTCACGGTGAGCATGGACGCCGACGGCGAGGTGTGGTTCGAGGTGGCCGCCTTCTCCCGGCTCGCCTCCTGGTACGCCCGGCTCGGCCGCCCCGTCGCGCTCGCCCTCCAGCACCTGGCGATCGAGCGCTACCTGCGGGCCGTCGCCCGCGCGGCGGCCACGGCCTGA